ATAAAAgaacactaaaaaaaataaagtacgAAAAACCATGTAAATGCTTTTAAAGGAAGCCAACAATAATGAGAGGAAACTAGTCTCATCGCCAAACAAGAGTCGTTGGGTTATGGGCATGAGCTACTCCCTTATTTGTTTTCTATGGCTCTACCAGTTTTCGAACCATGGACCTTTCACATACCACCTTCACATGATACCACAAGGCCAAGTTTTTTAAGAAGAACATTTTGGGGCCCCTTGAAGCAGAACCCCGAAATGAAGATCTGACCTTCTCTCTTGCATGTTTCCTCTATCAGCTTCTCTCCCTTTGCTGATCAGTGCTTGCTGCTGCAAGATGGCTCGGTTATTCCAAGTGCTGCTGCAAAAGAAGTACACCAATAGTTCATCTCCACTAAGTTTGGTGGTATTTGGAGGTCCACGGGCTCCATTAGGGAGATGCCTTATTTCTGCTCCCTCGGTAGGTGGAAAAGGACAAAGATTTGCAGTGCTAATTATTTGAAGACCAGTTGGAAATTTTTGGATGTAGATCATGTGGACAATaccaaaatgaagatgaagaaaagtgTTTGTACAACACCAAACTTTATTAATTGTGGTTATTCAATTataagtttttcatttcatgttaATTAAGATTCTTAACATAGACAGCTTGTTCATAGGATTAGGAATAGCAAAAAATGGACTGCacaaaatttatatgaaaatataacACTTTTTAGTACGCCCAACCTGGGGCCGCTTCGCATTTGCCTGGGCACGTGTAGGCACATGCCAGccccctctttttctttaaggatGTTCAATGAGTCGAACGCTCAACTCAAACTCACCCACCCAGttaaactcgactcaagctggacttgtttataaacaagtcgagttcacGTTTTAAAATGAACTAGTTTAAGAAAATAACCTGAGCCCAAGCTAGCTAGACTCGCTCAATTAAGCTCGATCAAACTCATGGAGACTGAACCTCTCCTTTTGGCTAGCAAGGGAAAGGTTCATACTTCAAACTTGATTGTTTGTACCAACttaaaaggaatttttttttaaaaaaaaaaaacagctcgAGTAAGCTCAAGCCAGATCTCAGCTGGACCCTAGCGGAGTTCCAGCCCTCTTAGGCTCGAGATGAGCTAGCTCAAGCTCAAGCCGAGCTATCTCATGATGTTCAAGCCAAGCTTGAGTTAAGTTTTCAGCACTCGAGCGTCGTGTTCATCCATTCACCTGACCCCCTGGCCCACCCAGCGGAGCTGTGTGGCGTTAAGGGACGGGCAGGCACATGTGCCCTTGGCACATATAACCTGCACTTATTTTAGTTAGGTTCGGGTTTCAATTCGcacctaaaatttaaaaaataaaaaggaaattataAATAATGTTTGCCCAAGATGCTGcttatgaaaaatttaacaGGCACTTATAAGTTTCAAATCATTTCTTTTAAGCCCTTGACCTAAAAGATAAATTACATAAACACCAGCATGCTTAAGTGATTTGTCAACACTTGAAGACtgtcttttgttattttatccAAAAGTGATACTGCTTTCTGTAATTTATATATCCCTTAAGCCAAGTTTTGTGTTATAAAAGTTTTTCCTTATGCCTACAATGTAGGTGGGCTACTAGAACAAGTAGTGGTCACATCATGGCTGAAAAGCAGCTAAAAAGTAGTAAAGGTTCAATTTATCCGTAAATATAGGCCTATAACAGTAGCTTCTCCCAACAGCTTTTGCCACCTTCTACGTGACTCTAATCGGCTTGGTCGTTTAAGACATCAATTGCTCTCCCTAAATTTTGGCCTTTCTCGGAAGCAGCGTCATGGCCTTCTGTCAGTCATTAGTACTCCCAGGACCGGCCTTCATCGGCCGGCTTAATAATTCATCACACCTACAAATCTGAGGCAGTTTTTGTTCTTAAGTTATGCCACAAGGAAGCCGCTGCAATGGAAGCCACCGAGTTCAATTTTGATAAAAGCTGTAACAAATGTGTTCtacggattttttttttttttcttgtcgtCATTGCATTTATATTATAAATGTAAGGGAAGTTCAAATTTTACTGGATCGTTGATAGCGTAGCAttgttttataatgtttttaacAATGATTTATGGTAATTTAGGCAAcatattaatgtttttaattttataattatcTAATAATATCTAAAGTTTGACATATTTAAATAGAACACCACTTCGAGACACCATGAACTTTAAATGAAAGTAATTTCACCCTAAAGTAACAACCTCTTACTCACTCGAAATATGAGAATTTATTACATAAGGTGAATACAGATCGGCTCAAGTTTTTATTTACCGCGTTTCATTTAACGTTTTCCATGGTGTAGCCCTCAGCAATGTAGAAGTGTCCTTTGACAGCAATATAAATTACTAAATAACACTGTTTTAGGATGAAAAGGACGTTAACAACTCATCACCTAAGTCTCAAGCTTCCATTTCTTTTACATTCACGACCATGTGTCCCTCAACTTAGGTACTGCTTTAAAATAAAGAGATATAAGCTCACGTGAATAGAACCAAGAACCTCTACCATGGGGAAGCTAGTTCTATGCACATTCATGTGCGTGCACAAAAGTGTGCGGTGGCCAGAATGCTgttgataaaattaaaaaacagggatttgaaaaaaaaaaaagagaaaaagagattataaaaaaataaaagactaaaaaaataagttatacgattaaaaaatttctaaaatgcttTCATTCATGACACCATCTGCACGCAATTCGATCTGCTAACCTGCCGATTTATGCGATGCTTGAAACCACTCACGCCGTTATTTACAGCGAGTGTATtgacaaagaaaaattataGTCGAGATACCAAGTCCGTCCGTGAACCAAGCTTACAAAAGCCACGCGGCTTTGTCTCCTAATAATCCAATTGCTACGTAATTTAATAATGCTTGAAACGTGTCTTCATGTGGCCTGATGCAGCTTTGTCCTTCAACAATGGACCGAGGACTCGATTGTCCCTACGAGGCcaagggagaaaagaaaacgaagggaaaaagaaaagcgcACGCCCAGAAAGGTGGCCTGCGCACTCCATACAAAGCGTTGGCACCAACCATGGAGAAAGCGACACCGTCCCACTGTCAAATACCAATATGAAATTTCCAAGATAAAAGAAGAATGCAGGCAATCCTACCACTGCCCAATCCTTTCTCTACGAAAAGCTCCGCCACTGTAATTACAAAGGGCTCTTCATCAAGGACCCAAGCGCCCATCCCCCTTCCTCGTCCTTTGAATGCATCCATTCTCCTAAGgcaataaatttcattttgcttGTTGGAACTATCACACAGTTGCAGCCTTGCAGAGCCCCAGTGATTCTATCGACTTTGCATGCAGGAGAACTTTCCTGTTCGAGCATTTATTTTTTGGTCTTCCCCAAATTTTTTCCTCGTCGTCGAGAAAGTATCCTTGATTTATGGATGCTAAAGATTCCTTCGTTGCCAGCCTCTTTATCGTGATAGTCTAGGAATTCTAAAACCTTGTCAGGTTGTTTGAAGACAGCACTGCCTACTTCCTCTGTTGGTGGAGGTTTATTAAGACCTGGTGCGTTTGGTGGTGGTGATCTAGGGAACGAACCTGTGGGGACAAAACATGAGGTCCATTGATGTAGTAGCTAATGCGGGGAATGCTAGCGCCTGCCGTCCTCATGCTTTGAAGGTGGCTGAGAAGAGATTGAAGCTCACAGAGCTTGTTCTTAGGTGTGTCATATGCGGAGCAGGGGCTCTTGTGGCTGTTCTTGTAGGGACTGATACAGAAGTCATGGAGATTTTCACCCTTGAAAAGAGGGCCAAGTTCACGGATATGAGATCTTTGCTGTGAGTTTTTTGCTTACTGGCCTTGCATTTGCTTTTGAGACGGCCGTTCTTGGTCCATTACCTCTTTGCTCTGTTACTTTGTGGTTAGTTTCTCTGGATGATTGAGGAAGACGTACGTCTCTGAGAGTTGCTTCTGTTTCTGCAGGTTCTTGGTGATTGCAAATGGAATGGCGGCTTCTTATTGCTTGGTTCAAGGCTTAAGGTGTGCCGTCTGCCTGTTTGGAGAAAGCGGTAGCTTGTTGCTCAGTAAGCCGCTGGCTTGGATCATTTTCTCGTGCGACCAGGTTGGCTCTCACCCGTGCTCTCTCTGGTGAATATATATTTCAGTTCCCTTAAAACTATCTCGAAATCTTTGggacctcttctttttcctggATGTATTTCTCTTCTCGTCACTTCCTCGTGAGGAATTTCTGCACAATGGTTTCGTTATTCATGATTCTCCGCCTGCTAGGATGAAAACTGCAGATCGCTCTTGAGGAGCTATCAGAATCTGCCTCTGTGATCATGGTGTACCGCAGTAACTTGCTAGaagataattgaaaatttgatccCCTGCTTCGATTACCTTATATAAAGAGAATTGATGcaagtttttttcttgttttttcttccttttaggTCTGGATTTCCCATTTTGGGAGCACAAATATTCTTTCGTATATGATTTCATCCCCATCCACGCTTTTCTTGGGCGCAAGAATGGCCTAGATGGTATCCAGCAACGTCGGTGAATCAAACATCTGATCTGTTGGTAGTCTGAAAAATGTTTGATAATGAACCAAACATAACCAAGGCTACATTCTAGAAGAATATAACACTCAGCCACTTATGTAATGCATAATATATTTCTATGCATGTTCAGATGTGGCACAGTCAAATTTGTCTAGGTTCTGCAAAGCAGCTGGGACTTGAAGAGTTGTGATGGAAAAGACAGTAGGACTAATGATGCTGACTTTCAATAAAGAATTGGCAAACAGTAACCGTAGTGAAACGCAATATGCTTTTAGGCATCAAATCCTGCTGAGTGCATGATGTTGTTGAGACCTTTTGCCCAACTTATAGCGCCGTATTTGCTGCATCTATTGGCTGAAGGCCGGTCGAAGAAAGTCCAATTTTCTTGCCTCTAATGATGTCATCGACCTTGTTTTTGTCTGAAACTAAAGTTTTCACATTGACGTTGATATTCTTTTGAAGGATCTTTCGAACTTTTTCTCAATTCATGAAGTACCATTCACCTTCAATCAACTCGAGGCAAACTGCAGCAGTAATCCATTTTGTCGGTTCCTGATTGCCGCCATATCCTTGGTATCTGATTTATAGTGGGAAGTTGCAATTTTGTCCATTATAACAGTTTACTGGCAAATATAATCAAAATCCCATGATTTGCTGTCTAATTATTTTAGCTTGTTCCGTACCTTCTTGACACTCTCATCGCACAGTTGGATGTGCTGGAGAGGGGAATTCATACATAAACGGGGAAAGGTCTTTCAATGCGCTTTCAAATGAAAGAGGTGGGAAAAAACTTTCATATCTTCACATAAGTTTGGATTTCTTTGTTCAGTTTCATATTTTGTAGAGCTTTTACAATTCAGTACACCAAAAAAGTTTCTCCAAGGAAATGCCTATCAATGGTGAAGAGTTTCACATCCCTGCCTTCATGTTTTGGTGCTTGTATGACCCATGATCATTAAGATCATTTCATAAGATTTTTCACTCTTGAATGTGAAACTTGGATGATTTGTTCCCATGCCTTTGAGAAACTGATCAATTGAGAAAGCACTTTGTGCAGGTGATGGCCTATGTATTGCTTTCAGCAGCAGCTGCGGCCACGCAGTCGGCGGCCCTTGCAGAGACAGGGCAGCATGAGTTCGAATGGATGAAGCTGTGTAATTTGTACAGAAAGTTCTGCACCCAAGTGGGGGAAGGCATCGTTGGTTCTTATGTAGTCAGTTTGAGCATGATCGCTCTCTCTTGTGTGTCTGCGTTTAACCTGTTTAGGCTGTATGGTGGCAAAGGCAAGAGCATCAGCGTGTGGTAGTCTCTCCGGCGCTCTTAACTTCGTGTGAGGACTGCCATTTGCTACGTCCTAAGCTAAAGAAATAACTCTGCTTTCTGCTGCAGTTCCTTGGCTCTCGTTttctgtatgtgtgtgcatgaatgtgtgtgtgtgtgtgtgtagggaTGAATGGAGAAATTCAAATGAGAGAGAatgcaaaaggaaaagaggaaacaaCGTGAGTTCCAATAAAAGTtactcttcctctttccttaaGGGGGGCATGGCTGCTTTGAGACATAGATGGTCTTACGGCACAACCTTTAACTCAAGTCTTGAATGGATGATAGCAAAATCATAGGCATAAACTGTAGAACTAGTGGTTTACTGCAGTTCCTTGGCTCTCGTTttctgtatgtgtgtgcatgaatgtgtgtgtgtgtgtgtgtagggaTGAATGCAGAAattcaaatgagagagagaatgcaaaagaaaagaggaaacaaCGTGAGTTCCAATAAAAGttactcttcctccttccttaaGGGGGCCATGGCTGCTTTGAGACATAGGTGGTCTTACGGCACAACCTTTAACTCCAGTGTTGAATGGATGATGGCAAAATCATAGGCATAAACTGTAGAACTGGTGGTTTGTTAGAGGTGAAGCTACCCCCTTTTCTCAATCTGTCCCTTGGGCACAATGCAATGCTGCTTGGTGGGTGGTTTTACAGTACACCCTTCAACATGAGTTTTGTGTATGTTGTTGTATATGTCACTGCTCTAATGTAGAACTGATGAGGACAAAGTCATAGGCACAAGTTATATGACTGGATTTGATTACACAAACCTATTCAGAATGTCTTTTATTAACAATCGAACTTTGTATTCTATTTTTTCCAATGTGGAAATATGATATTATGATTCATCAAGTTTAAATACATTTTAAGCCTTCAGACATCACTGGTTATTTACATGTTAGAATCGCATGACTCAGAATGTCCTACTTTCTGAATCAGCAAATGACATTTGTATATGGTTTGATCTCTGAGAAGAAGAATATCGCAGAAGGCAGCTTACTCCTTAGTTCACACCCACCTTGGTGCTGCACCTAAGGAAGGAGAAACGTACGTGCAACAAGAATTAGATGTTATATCTATTACCTAAATCTAATTATTAAGTCAAATCATGATCACAAACGTCAGCTATATTTTCAAATTACCACATTAAtgtcacaaaaataaaataaaattattgcaATGTTTGAAAACATTATCAAGTTCAATTTTTCGTGATAATATCGCTAGTTCTCCTATTAATACCCGAGGAGAACCTCACAGGTAACAACCTAGGGACTAcatttttgaatatgatcaaaCTAAAGATAATAACTCAAATATATTCAGATAGGAGTATATATGACAACAAATGCATATTCAGTGGaattatatatatcttttggTTGTAAATGCTCGCAAATCCGTCATCTGTCGGTGCAATTAATGAATGGAAAGTCGTAAAACAAGGCGCTCTCTTTGCAGATTGTTTGCATTGCTAAACTGATTGAGGTTTAGCATGTGGTAAGCAAAGGTGGACTCTTATCTGAAAGCGGACAAGAAATCTATAGCTCGTATCACTTTTTGTTGAATTTAGGAGAACTGCTTATTTGGAAAACTGCAAATTACTAATTAAATTATAAGATAATTCACAAATACATGCTTCATGAATGGAACACGtgaaaatatcttgaaaaatcattttacCCCTAATAAGTAAATAAAACACTTTTTCATAGTctacattttctttcattagattctttgttgttttgcctttttctttttaggtaTGATTGTCAAGACAAAAGATTGAAAAAGAGAGCCAGTGAAAGATGTGAAATAACTGAGAAATTGCCTGATaaaatgtgatttttaaaaaaatttacaaaaccTGGACAGTAAAATGGtctttttaaatatgtttaatTATTTTACATTACTGAAGCATGGCTTGTAGATTGTTTTTTGTATACTTAAGGAGTAACTTgtattttctcaaattttagaTGGCTATGTGAACATGCATCAAACGTTGAGAAGTCATATGTAAATATTTCGTTAAAAAAAACGGAAGGTCTTTTTGTAAGATAAGGTAAAAAGCTGTCAGCGACGTGATATTCCTCGGTGATATTTGGGAATTAAATTTGTTGAAGATTGTGCTGCGATTCTGTCTTTCACGCAGACCAAGCAAGTTAATGTGAAAaggctttctttttctcttgggCCAACGAAGTACAGCGTTCAAATAATATAAACCATATATTGGACAAAATCGCAAACTAGAGCCCATGGTTTGCACTTGTACGCAGCAAAAGTGAAGAATTAGCTGCCTGATACAGGCGAACATCTTCTGTTTCAGTAACATTTATACAAACTAACGCTGGATACCCGGCCCCATTCGCTCTCGGGCTTGGATTTAAACATACCCGGTCCCAGCCGAGCAGGGATGGCCCCGGCTGCTCAAGAGAtaacttgtttaaaatattagtttatttaaaaaatacatatttattattattattattattattatatagtTAAAAAATCAGACCTGGGTGCCAAGTCCAGGCTGTGGGAATGAGCTGTGGTCTGGCCTGAACCTAACTTCTTATTGAGCGGGGCTAACCCAGCCCTTCCAAACC
Above is a window of Nymphaea colorata isolate Beijing-Zhang1983 chromosome 8, ASM883128v2, whole genome shotgun sequence DNA encoding:
- the LOC116258310 gene encoding CASP-like protein 2B2 → MRSIDVVANAGNASACRPHALKVAEKRLKLTELVLRCVICGAGALVAVLVGTDTEVMEIFTLEKRAKFTDMRSLLFLVIANGMAASYCLVQGLRCAVCLFGESGSLLLSKPLAWIIFSCDQVMAYVLLSAAAAATQSAALAETGQHEFEWMKLCNLYRKFCTQVGEGIVGSYVVSLSMIALSCVSAFNLFRLYGGKGKSISVW